From the genome of Candidatus Electrothrix communis, one region includes:
- the recR gene encoding recombination mediator RecR codes for MQVIPPALERLISDLTRLPGIGQKTASRLALYLLRRPAAEALNLAASLAELHPSIQLCSSCFAFSENDPCRICEDSRRNNRLVCVVEEPGDLMAIEKTGAFSGVYHILHGVLAPMEGIGPDELKIRELFQRVSTQEIEEILVATSSTVPGEATASYLSDHLAGMPVKVTRLACGIPMGMDIKYADEHTLSRAVESRQIIKP; via the coding sequence ATGCAGGTTATTCCTCCGGCACTTGAACGGCTGATTAGCGACCTGACTCGGCTGCCCGGTATCGGTCAGAAGACCGCCTCCCGTCTTGCCCTCTACCTTTTGCGGCGTCCTGCTGCCGAGGCCTTGAATCTCGCAGCCAGTTTGGCTGAGCTCCACCCATCTATCCAGTTATGCAGCAGTTGCTTTGCCTTTTCTGAGAATGATCCCTGCCGGATCTGTGAAGACTCTCGCCGCAATAATCGCTTGGTTTGCGTGGTGGAAGAGCCCGGTGATCTGATGGCCATTGAAAAGACCGGTGCCTTTAGTGGAGTTTATCATATCCTGCATGGGGTCTTGGCCCCTATGGAGGGAATCGGGCCGGATGAGCTCAAGATTCGTGAACTCTTCCAGCGGGTGAGTACCCAGGAGATAGAGGAGATCCTGGTGGCCACCAGCTCCACTGTGCCGGGCGAGGCCACGGCCTCCTATCTGAGTGATCATCTGGCAGGCATGCCCGTCAAGGTGACCCGCCTCGCCTGCGGAATACCTATGGGCATGGATATCAAATATGCGGATGAGCATACTTTGTCACGGGCTGTAGAATCCAGGCAGATTATAAAACCATAG
- a CDS encoding FAD/NAD(P)-binding oxidoreductase produces MKKLVILGAGCAGTMVANNLRKRLDRDEWSITIIDKDDKHLYQPGLIFIPFGMYKPEEIVRTRSEFIGKGINFVVDEIVGVDTETQVVETTAGKYEYDKIIVCTGVSLAPEEIPGMMDGWQTKVFDFYTLEGAINLEKKLRTFKNGKLVLNIAEFPYKCPVAPLEFVYLADWFLTERGVRDDIEIEFVTPMTGAFTKPKASAYFTKMMKDKNIKVTADFILAEVDCTNNKLVSASGDEIEWDLLVSIPPNVGARYLVNSEVAMDEVGYVKTNNHTLQADNHKNMYVLGDNTTIPTSKAGSVAHFSAEIMVENFMREINDEPVRPDYDGHSNCFIETGYGKASLIDFNYEYEPLPGKFPLPGLGPFSLLGDTKANHWGKMMFKWVYWNKLLTGEELPLEAQMSLAGKVQE; encoded by the coding sequence ATGAAAAAGCTGGTTATTCTTGGAGCGGGCTGTGCAGGCACAATGGTTGCAAACAACTTACGCAAGAGACTGGATCGTGATGAGTGGTCGATCACGATTATTGATAAAGACGACAAACATCTTTATCAGCCCGGCCTGATTTTTATCCCCTTCGGCATGTACAAGCCCGAAGAGATCGTCCGTACCCGCAGCGAGTTTATCGGCAAGGGGATCAACTTTGTTGTGGATGAGATTGTTGGCGTTGACACGGAGACACAGGTCGTGGAGACCACAGCGGGTAAATACGAATACGACAAAATCATCGTTTGTACCGGTGTGAGTTTGGCCCCGGAAGAAATTCCTGGCATGATGGACGGTTGGCAGACTAAGGTTTTTGATTTTTACACCCTGGAAGGGGCTATAAACCTGGAAAAGAAGCTGCGCACCTTCAAAAACGGAAAACTGGTACTGAACATCGCGGAATTCCCTTATAAATGCCCAGTGGCTCCGCTTGAATTTGTCTATCTCGCGGACTGGTTTCTTACCGAGCGAGGGGTGCGCGATGATATCGAGATCGAGTTTGTCACCCCCATGACCGGTGCCTTTACCAAGCCCAAGGCCTCTGCCTACTTTACCAAGATGATGAAGGACAAGAATATCAAGGTTACCGCAGATTTCATCCTTGCCGAAGTTGACTGCACCAATAATAAGCTGGTCTCTGCATCCGGTGATGAAATTGAGTGGGATTTGCTGGTTTCCATTCCACCCAATGTGGGAGCACGCTATCTGGTCAATTCCGAAGTCGCTATGGATGAAGTGGGCTACGTCAAAACGAATAACCATACCTTGCAGGCAGATAACCATAAAAACATGTATGTCCTCGGGGACAATACAACCATTCCCACCTCAAAGGCTGGTTCGGTAGCCCATTTCTCTGCGGAAATCATGGTGGAAAATTTCATGCGCGAGATCAACGACGAGCCTGTTCGACCAGACTATGATGGTCATTCGAACTGTTTCATCGAGACCGGCTATGGTAAGGCCTCGCTCATTGACTTCAACTATGAATACGAGCCGCTGCCCGGTAAATTTCCCCTGCCTGGCCTCGGACCCTTTTCTCTCCTCGGCGACACGAAGGCCAATCATTGGGGCAAGATGATGTTCAAATGGGTGTACTGGAACAAACTGTTGACCGGTGAGGAATTGCCGCTTGAGGCCCAGATGTCTCTTGCGGGTAAGGTTCAGGAATAA
- a CDS encoding DUF1641 domain-containing protein translates to MTNEEKILARLDELTEEVREAKRAVRPYVELKQELEPLIHSMVHETTARLSGLDKNVDLEEVGDMVGQSLASSGNITEALKTLNSIMEFKRDFEPHGKDMFHELALHLQTSFQGFEGENMQELLRQFIVNMGNIAEMMKTLSSMMDMKRDVELLSGPIINDVVERLEGFKQRGLFDDFQRMLDIGEQVSVKMKSVDLAKVKPITGIFGMMSALKRPEVQEGLGVLIELSTVASALKHMPKEPDQDCV, encoded by the coding sequence ATGACCAATGAAGAAAAAATTCTCGCCCGTCTTGATGAACTCACCGAGGAAGTGCGAGAGGCCAAACGAGCTGTCAGGCCCTATGTGGAGCTGAAGCAGGAATTGGAGCCCCTGATCCATTCTATGGTTCATGAAACGACGGCCCGCCTGAGCGGCTTGGATAAAAATGTAGACCTGGAAGAGGTCGGGGACATGGTCGGTCAGTCCCTGGCATCCAGCGGCAACATTACTGAGGCGCTCAAAACCCTGAACAGTATTATGGAATTTAAAAGGGATTTTGAGCCGCACGGCAAAGATATGTTTCATGAGCTGGCGCTTCACCTGCAAACCTCTTTTCAGGGCTTTGAGGGAGAAAATATGCAGGAACTGCTCAGGCAGTTCATCGTCAATATGGGGAATATTGCCGAGATGATGAAAACGCTCAGCTCGATGATGGATATGAAGCGCGATGTTGAACTTCTGAGCGGCCCAATTATTAATGATGTGGTTGAACGTCTGGAAGGCTTTAAGCAACGCGGTCTGTTTGATGACTTCCAACGGATGCTTGATATCGGCGAGCAGGTCAGTGTCAAAATGAAGTCTGTTGATCTTGCCAAGGTAAAACCAATTACCGGTATTTTCGGTATGATGTCCGCTCTGAAACGTCCAGAAGTGCAGGAGGGGCTGGGGGTGCTGATTGAGTTATCAACGGTTGCCTCGGCTCTGAAGCATATGCCAAAAGAACCTGACCAGGATTGCGTTTAG
- a CDS encoding DegV family protein → MSELRTSFTAGYASLAAWSDLLDQINVFPVADSDTGTNLRISLAPFRAAEQNYRELPGLLTRCAIGNSGNIAAAFFREFCLAEQITDLAERAASGREKAWQAVAAPCKGTMLSVFDSLATSLATYTDPADLSELYPLLLPALQNAVRSTPEHLPDLKEAGVVDSGALGMYIYFDGFFRALTQQDGKPDSILTVFAGQLDIRSSFFSQGSPNSGSVDSTGGTITASSCCVDALLRRDGQEMGSGNPGDTITTAHAINAINALGESVVVLEDENLLKIHIHTDEPEQLRQKLAAFGTLVHWDAEKIVQTSRILNEETEKSVSDAEPAVQSTLHILTDAAGSITKETASQHGISLLDSYIVAGDDVRPESLCDPAEIYSRQRKGGRVSTAQASSFERHQHYETLIQRFGPCLYLCVGSAFTGNVAAARAWQKEHDPDNQLTILDTGTASGRLALIALLTAQYAQKTHQPDEVLAYARTVMEECREYVFIDELKYLVAGGRVSKAGGFFGDLFGVKPVVSPINNTVEKMGVTRSRKGQLDFALRKLQEQAVKISDPLILLQYSDNEEWLRETAQQQVRELLPKAKILLTPLSLSSGVHMGPGTWAMAFAPKHL, encoded by the coding sequence ATGAGTGAACTTCGCACCAGCTTTACCGCAGGCTATGCCTCTCTTGCTGCTTGGTCTGATCTCCTGGACCAGATCAATGTCTTTCCTGTGGCAGATAGCGACACCGGCACCAATTTACGGATCAGTCTGGCCCCCTTTCGTGCTGCGGAACAAAATTACAGGGAACTCCCTGGCCTCCTGACCCGTTGCGCCATAGGCAACTCCGGCAATATAGCCGCTGCTTTTTTTCGGGAATTCTGTCTGGCTGAACAGATTACCGATCTCGCAGAACGAGCAGCCAGCGGCAGGGAAAAGGCCTGGCAGGCAGTAGCTGCGCCCTGCAAGGGGACCATGCTATCCGTCTTTGACAGTCTGGCAACAAGCCTCGCCACCTATACTGACCCCGCCGATCTTTCTGAACTCTACCCCCTGCTCCTGCCAGCGTTGCAAAACGCGGTCCGCTCCACCCCGGAGCACCTACCAGATCTGAAAGAAGCCGGGGTCGTGGATTCCGGTGCCTTGGGTATGTACATCTATTTTGACGGCTTCTTCAGGGCATTAACTCAGCAGGATGGCAAGCCTGACTCCATCCTGACTGTTTTTGCCGGTCAACTGGATATACGCAGCTCTTTTTTCTCGCAAGGGTCTCCTAATTCGGGTTCGGTCGACTCGACCGGCGGCACGATCACAGCAAGCAGCTGTTGTGTGGATGCTCTTCTTCGCAGGGATGGGCAAGAGATGGGCTCCGGCAATCCCGGTGATACGATAACCACTGCTCATGCTATCAATGCCATCAATGCCCTAGGGGAAAGCGTGGTCGTGCTTGAGGATGAAAATCTGCTCAAGATACATATCCACACCGATGAACCGGAACAGCTTCGGCAAAAACTGGCGGCCTTTGGCACCCTGGTTCACTGGGATGCCGAGAAAATCGTGCAGACCTCCAGGATATTAAACGAGGAGACGGAGAAGTCGGTGTCTGATGCTGAACCTGCTGTACAATCGACCCTGCATATCCTAACCGATGCGGCAGGTTCAATAACTAAAGAGACCGCTTCCCAGCACGGCATTAGCCTACTGGACAGTTATATAGTCGCTGGCGATGATGTCCGCCCGGAAAGCCTCTGCGATCCGGCAGAAATCTATTCTAGGCAGCGCAAGGGCGGTAGAGTCAGCACGGCCCAGGCCTCCTCCTTCGAGCGACACCAGCATTACGAGACCCTTATCCAACGTTTCGGTCCCTGCCTTTACCTCTGTGTCGGTTCGGCCTTTACCGGCAATGTTGCTGCGGCAAGGGCCTGGCAAAAAGAGCATGATCCAGACAACCAGCTCACAATACTGGACACTGGCACCGCCTCTGGCCGCCTTGCCCTCATCGCCCTACTCACGGCTCAGTATGCGCAAAAAACTCATCAACCAGACGAGGTACTTGCCTATGCACGGACCGTCATGGAGGAATGCCGGGAATATGTCTTTATTGATGAGCTGAAATATTTAGTCGCCGGGGGCCGAGTCTCCAAGGCAGGCGGTTTTTTTGGGGATCTGTTCGGGGTCAAACCCGTTGTTAGCCCGATCAATAATACCGTGGAAAAAATGGGCGTTACCCGAAGCAGGAAGGGGCAGCTAGACTTTGCGCTCAGAAAGTTACAAGAACAGGCAGTGAAAATCAGCGATCCGCTGATCCTGCTCCAATACTCAGATAATGAGGAATGGCTACGGGAAACTGCGCAGCAGCAGGTGCGAGAATTGCTGCCAAAGGCAAAAATCCTGCTGACTCCCTTGTCGCTGTCCTCCGGGGTCCATATGGGGCCGGGAACCTGGGCAATGGCCTTTGCACCGAAACATCTTTAA
- a CDS encoding AMP-binding protein — protein sequence MKQHRSTEQIIGELLAGPKYPDREFTRCGTSFAQVYALAADLLDMFAQTDTQNKPICLATHDKAVIAAALLASLAGGPSLLLPYALSAASLARMQEVTDFNFALADTARELPAGVEVLRPQASPQGEGKEARPLISGHAVVNPGAELLKIFTGGSTGAPKVWSKTGENIFGESLFHTEQYAVSEQDCIMATVPPWHIYGLLFSVVLPLVSSATVLNETPSFPNEILATAAAQKVTVLASVPAHYRVLREKGLNLRLAFSSAGMLEAADNAAFCLHNPSGVIEVYGSTETGGIATRNRSQGEELFTPFSPIDWKIVHDRLAVRSPYISPDLPVDDQGFFLANDRAEATSTEGFPEGFLLKGRSDAVVKVGGKRVDLEEIAALIKKEPGVIDCLVTAQPESGGRGQRIAALIQGETVDKEQVKKSLEASLEPYALPRLIKTVPALPVKQNGKYDRSAITRLLNNE from the coding sequence ATGAAGCAACACCGCAGTACTGAGCAAATCATCGGAGAGCTACTTGCAGGCCCCAAGTATCCGGACAGGGAATTCACCCGCTGCGGGACCAGTTTTGCCCAAGTCTATGCCCTAGCGGCTGACCTGCTGGACATGTTTGCCCAGACCGACACGCAGAACAAGCCCATCTGCCTAGCTACTCATGATAAAGCGGTGATAGCGGCGGCTTTGCTGGCCTCCCTGGCCGGAGGCCCTTCCTTACTCCTGCCCTATGCCCTTTCTGCTGCGAGTTTGGCCCGGATGCAGGAGGTGACCGATTTCAACTTTGCCCTAGCTGATACGGCCAGAGAACTCCCTGCCGGGGTAGAGGTACTGCGACCGCAAGCATCCCCGCAGGGAGAGGGAAAGGAGGCAAGACCACTTATTTCTGGGCATGCTGTTGTTAATCCTGGCGCAGAGCTGCTGAAAATTTTTACTGGCGGTTCCACTGGTGCGCCCAAGGTCTGGTCAAAGACCGGTGAAAATATCTTTGGCGAATCCCTTTTTCATACTGAGCAATATGCGGTTTCAGAACAGGACTGCATCATGGCCACTGTTCCGCCCTGGCATATTTACGGGCTCTTGTTCTCCGTGGTGCTCCCCCTGGTCTCCTCGGCAACCGTGCTCAATGAAACGCCCTCCTTTCCCAACGAAATCCTTGCAACCGCAGCTGCCCAGAAGGTAACAGTACTGGCCAGTGTGCCAGCCCATTATCGAGTGCTGCGAGAAAAAGGACTGAACCTGCGGCTGGCCTTTTCCTCAGCTGGTATGCTGGAGGCCGCAGATAATGCGGCCTTTTGTCTTCATAATCCCTCCGGGGTGATTGAGGTCTACGGGTCCACCGAGACCGGGGGTATTGCCACCCGGAACCGGTCCCAAGGTGAAGAGCTCTTCACCCCATTCTCGCCCATTGACTGGAAAATTGTCCACGATCGACTGGCCGTGCGTTCGCCCTATATCTCGCCGGACCTGCCGGTTGACGACCAGGGGTTCTTTCTGGCCAATGACCGAGCCGAAGCAACCAGCACTGAAGGCTTCCCTGAGGGTTTTCTCCTCAAGGGACGAAGTGATGCTGTGGTCAAAGTGGGCGGTAAGCGCGTAGACCTGGAGGAAATCGCCGCCCTTATCAAGAAAGAACCCGGGGTGATAGACTGCCTTGTCACGGCCCAGCCCGAATCCGGTGGACGTGGGCAGCGAATCGCCGCCCTTATTCAAGGAGAGACTGTTGATAAAGAACAGGTCAAAAAAAGCCTTGAGGCCTCCTTGGAGCCCTATGCCCTGCCCCGCCTGATCAAAACCGTGCCTGCTCTCCCGGTAAAACAAAACGGGAAGTACGACCGATCCGCCATCACCCGCCTGCTCAACAATGAGTGA